ATCAACTAATAGATATTAATAATTACTTTAACACCCGAGATACGAATAAATCAGTCCAATACGGTATCGCAACCACATTAATTTCGACCCCCCTATCATATCATGTATCGATACCGGCCGGGTTGGCTGTGTCACTCCTCACGGGATATTCTGAATCTCAAGGGGATATTGTAAATGATCATTTAATCAATCATGTGAAAAGTAATTACACCGTGACCATTGATTATCGATACAAACAAGTAGGATCCAGCGACGGATATTATTATATTGATTCTATTAGCATCTATTAAATCGGCAATTCTGACGCAATTATCTTTTAACGAGCGCGTAGTTGTCCGGTTCGTTGCAAATTTGCGCAAATAGTTCAGAAACGCTTGTATTATCGTAGCTCTTCGCCTATAATGAACGCATAGGAAGGCGGTAGTATGCTGCTATTCCGTTAAATATGCGCACAAATGGGCGGTATGCATAGCAATAGCCTTACCGAAGGGTTTGTAAGCGACTCAAAATCGTGTTCCTTTTGGAGTGTCGGTTCGACCCCGACCACCGCTACCATACTTAGCGAAATAAACGTTAATATAATGATAGTTTGAAGCGATTTTCCTACTAGGAAATCGCTTTTTCACGTTTTAAAATGAAATGCAGTCGTAAGCATTCATGTGGCTCTATTATATTACACCTTCTCCCTTAAAATTAAATTATCACACACCTTAACGCTCACTAATTTACAAAACATAAGCTAATATTTTTTCTTAGAGCTTTAACAAACAATATAAGGATCTTAATATTCAGAAAAGTAATTGAATTTATAAACATTTTGCTATATCATTACTATAAATTATTACAAATGATCATCAATGATAAAAACGGCCTGTCTCTTCAAAGAGTTTTCTTATTACCTTGATAAGCTGATCACACTATACACTACAAGACTTCTATACTTTGGGTGAGGATACTGTCATATTAAGAAAAGCAATAATGTGATATGGAGTGGAGTTTGAGACAGTTTACCTTTTAACTTCATTAGATTTATACTCTAAAATATTTGAGGGTTTAGGTTAAAAAGAACTACTTACTCAACAAAGTGTGGTCTCTCCATTTTTTATTCGCATATTTTTTAAATGACGGGAGATAGAGGGATGAAAAAGTGGATCCTCATTGTCTCAGGAAGTTTAGTTGTGATCTTTTTTACGATTATACTTTGTGGAGGACATTATCTTTACAGCGAAAGCGTGAAGCGAGGAGTAGAAGTGGAGTTATATAGAGGTGCGGAAACAGTATCGGAACCTGCTGCTGGTGAGAGTACTTTTCAGGATACAGATTGGCTGAATAACCAGAATATGCAAACACTTACGATTAACACTTTTGATAATTTGATATTAAAAGCTGATTTTATTGAAAATACGTCTAACACCGGAAGGGTTGTCTTACTTGCTCATGGTTATAGAAAACAGAAAGAGAGCATTCAAGATATTGCAGGACTGTATCATAGCTTGGGCTATGAAATATTAATGCCTGACGCTCGCGGTCATGGTGAAAGCGAAGGTGATTATATTGGATACGGGTGGCATGACCGTCTTGATTTTCAACAGTGGATAGAACTTTTAATGGAAAAACACGAGGCAAAAGAAATACTTTTACACGGAGAATCTATGGGTGCATCTCTTGTTCTAATGTTAAGTGGGGAAGACCTTCCTGATGAAGTGAAAGGTATCATTGCAGACAGCGGTTACACGACTGTAAAGGAAGAACTTACACATCAATTAAAACATCTTTATGGCCTGCCTTCCTTTCCACTGCTTGATGTGGCTAGTTTCATTACACAGTTCAGGCACGGATACACATTTAAGGAGGCATCCTCTATTGAGCAAGTACAAAAAAATACACGCCCCTTATTCATAATACACGGGGAAGATGATGAACTCGTTCCAACAGAAATGGCTTTACGTATTTATGAAGCTGCCAGCGGTGACAAAGAGCTATGGATTGTACCTGATACTGGTCACATAAAAGCTTATCATACCGAACCGCAGGAATTTAAAGAGCGGCTGAAGGAATTTATTACTGCTGCTGTAGAGGAATAGTCATGTCATTTGGAAAATGAGATTGTTCTTTAAGCGTTAGAAAGAAATAGGATTGTCTTCAACTCCAAAGGGTGGAAGCTTTTTTCTTTACTTATGATTTATTCCCTCAACAAAGTTAAACTTTCCTAAAGTCAAAAATAGTAAAAAAACACTTCTATATTGAAAAGCTAAAGACTGCTCGATACCTTCGTACTTCATATTTACTGATGTATTTTTGTTCGATTATGTATGTAGTGAATATTCAAAACGTGCTATTTAACTCTTAAAGAAAAAGATATAAACTGGAAAAAAACTAAAAATGTAAACGCTGTAAATGGAGGAAGGGAATCAAATGGGGTATCGTTGTCTATATAATTGGTCTTATAATTTTTTCATTGCTATTGCATTTTATCATTAGAAACGCGATTAATCACTCAGAATTAAATCAAACCTTAAAAGAGATCGTGAGCTGTTAAAAGAAAAGCACAACCGTTAAATTAAAAAAACCGACTTCTCCAATGTAAACGAGTCGGTTTTTTTATACTGATTTAAGTTATTTTTGCTTCTTGTTCTGTTTTGCATAAAATATACGTATCTGCTTCTCCGCTATGAAGTTGAGTGAACATTTTTGAAGCTGCTTGCAATAGTTCCCTTGCTTCTCTTTCGTTCATAGAAGACTTTAAATAAAAAATTTGTACAGCATTAATAGTGTTCGTATCTGTTTTTGTACGTAAAGAATCGACAATAGGACTGCCAAATACTCCATCGTTATCTAACGTACAAATCTTCCCATTCATATTATTCTTTCTTCCATTTAACCCTTCGAAGGAATCACCTTCTTTTCCAATACAAATTTTGATATAATCACTTAAGGTATCAAAGTTATAGATTCCTATTGGTATTTCGTATTGCAAGGAAAAAAAGTTATTCAAATCGGCTGCTGAATGTATAAACGGAAGAGTTTTCCCTTTTTCTATCCTTCGAAATAATGCTTCTTGGGAAGGACGGTAACGATTTGGATCTATTCCTGCTGTTTTAAACGTATCGTGCCACTCACGAACGCCTGGATAATCTAACACAGATTGCTGCTTTAGATCTGTACGGATTTTTTCCTGAAAAAATTCTAATCTGCCTTTCAGCATTTTAGGAGATTCATCTACAACTATGTTTTTATAAGTAATAATACCCAACTTGCATGATGGTAACATCGTCAATAAATCTTCAGATAAAATTAGCTGCATTATGCTCACCCTTTACGTTCTCTTGTTATTTGCAGTGTACCATAATTTTATAAGAAATGAGAAAGGAGGGGAATCATGACAGGGGCCCAGCTCAAAGAGAAGATTATGGCATATAGTAAAGATATCGGTATCGATAAGATTGGTTTTGCGTCAGCTGATCCATTTTTGTCATTAAAAGATCGGCTGCATGAACAACAACGATTAAATTATCAATCCGGTTTTGAAGAAAAAGACATTGAAAAAAGAGTTACACCTGCCAAATTACTTCCAGAAGCAAAGACAATAGTTGCTATCGCACTAGCTTATCCTTCAAAGATGAAGAATCCGCCAAAAAGTACAAAGGGAGATAGACGCGGAGTTTTTTGCAGAGCATCCTGGGGGGAAGATTATCACCGAGTACTAAAGGACCGACTCCAAAAATTAGAGGAATACATGTTGGAGCTTGTTCCTGGGGCCAGATGTCAATCAATGGTAGATACAGGGGAATTATCTGATCGTGCTGTTGCTGAAAGGGCTGGTATAGGATGGAGCGGTAAAAATTGTGCCATTATCACTCCAGAGTTTGGTTCTTATGTATACCTAGGGGAAATGGTCACGACTATTTCGCTTCCTCCTGATAACCCAATTACAGAACAGTGCGGTACGTGCAATAAATGTGTGGATGCTTGTCCAACTGGAGCTTTGGTTCAGGGAGGGCAATTAGACTCTAATAAATGTATTGCTTATCTAACACAAACGAAAGATTTTTTACCAGAAAGATACCGAAAAAAGCTAGGTAACCGATTATACGGTTGTGATACATGCCAGCAAGTATGTCCTGAAAATAAAGGAATGGACTTTCATCACCAAGAAGAGTTTGAACCTGATCCAGATACTGTAAAACCGAAATTACTCCCGCTTTTAGAATTAAGTAACAAAGAGTTCAAACAAAAGTATGGACGTCTTGCAGGGTCATGGCGTGGTAAAAAACCGATTCAGCGTAATGCTATTATTGCACTTGGCCACTTTAAAGCTGAAGAGTCGATCGAGACATTAGATCAATTGCTAAACAATGATCCAAGACCTGTAATACGAGGCACTGCAGCTTGGTCACTTGGTCAGATTAATACGAAAAGAACAATAACTTTATTAGAAAAAGCGAAGGGATACGAGACAGAGGGTGAAGTTTTGAAAGAAATTGAGAATGCTCTTAATCAAATAGCGGAAGATCAAATGTTATCCTCTAAATAAAATACAACACGTTTATGGCCATCCACTTTTATAAACTCTCATATCACCACAATGACCTTTTTATGTTGACTTAGGGGAGAAAGGAAAGGTGTTTATGCCGGGAGGAAAGTTTATTTACTATGCTAATTACAGCAGTGCAATCGGCCCATTAACATTAGCTGCAACAGATAACGGAATTTGCTCTTTACAGTTCGGTGAAACAAAAAACATGCTGCCCATTATTAATGCTTGGATACGAAAACAAAATATATGTGGAAAACTCATAGAAGATAAAGCAGCATTAAATGAGGCAATGGTTCAATTGGAAGAGTATTTTACTCATAAAAGGAAAATCTTTGATCTCCATCTAGATTTATATGGCACCCCTTTTCAAAAATTAGTCTGGGAAGCTCTACAGCATATACCGTATGGCGAGACCCGGTCATATAAACAAATAGCAGCAGATATTGGGGCTCCAAAAGCTGTTCGAGCCATTGGTTCGGCTAATAATAAAAATCCACTTCCTATTTTTCTTCCTTGTCATCGGGTTATAGGCAGCAACGGAAACATGGTCGGTTATGGCGGGGGTTTGGACAAAAAAATGTATTTGTTGCAAGTTGAAGGGGCATTAGAAAAAATCTCTTCATAGGGAACTATATGATTGTAATGCGTTGTACTTCTATTCAAAGAGGTGCAGCGTTTTTATTTTTGAAACTTGTACTTAATAAGGATTCTTATTAATAGGATAAAAACAAAGCGGTGTCTAAGGAAAGGAAGGGTGTTTTATGAGAAGAAATTGGGACAAAGCCCTATATTCTCATATACAAGAATGGATAAACTTTCAATTAGGAAACGTACAGACTAGACCCAAAAAACTCGCACCACAAGAGATTGAAATGCTTTATCGCTTTAGACAATCATTACAAACAAGAGGGGCTGCCCTGCTTAAAATGAATGCTTCCGTTCACCCTTACAGGGTTCAAAAGAGTGGTAAACAAGAAAATATAACATATCAGCTTTTCTACACCAGACTATATAAGATTGGCGAGAAGTATCACTTAGAAGAACATTTGCTAAAACGGTTTGCCAAAACACATGATGGTAATATTATTATAGATCAATTGATCCATGAAGAATCTCCAGTCGAACCGGAATGGAACACGACAAATGAAGAAGAAGAAGATAAAAGATCATTTGAGTACGATCGCCGGGCAGCTGTACAATATGCGGAACGTTGGTGGAATGATTATAATCCCGAGTATAAAAAATTCACCAATAATTGTACGAATTTTATTTCGCAATGTTTGCGTGCTGGAAAGGCACCTATGCGCGGGATGCCTAATAGAGGGAGGGGATGGTGGTATGGGAAAAGTAATTGGAGTTATAGCTGGGCTGTTGCTCATTCATTCCGCTGGTATTTGAGCGGATCCACCAGTGGCTTGACAGCTGTAGAAGCAGAGGATATAAAAGATTTAGGACTTGGTGATGTTATCTGCTATGATTTCAATGGGGATGGAAATTGGCAGCACAGTACAATAGTGACAGGATTTGATGGCAATAATGAACCACTGGTTAATGCTCAAACAGAAAACAGCAGAGCAAGGTATTGGAAATATGAAGATTCCACTGCTTGGACACCAAATATAAAATATAAATTTTTTCGTATCGGATAATAAATAATACAAATAACTTAAAATAAAGATTATGGTATAATTACGTGTGATGTTATGAAATAAGACGAGGTGCAGAAATGAGTATTCATGTTGTATTATATCAGCCAGAGATTCCTGCAAATACAGGAAATATTGCTAGAACTTGTGCAGGTACAGGCACACATTTACACTTAATTAGACCGCTTGGCTTTTCTACAGATGATAAAATGTTAAAACGAGCGGGCTGTGATTACTGGCCAAACGTAGAGATTCATTATTATGATTCCCTAGATGAACTCTTTGAGTGCTACATTAAAGGTGAATTTTATTTTATTGAAACTCTTGGGAGAAAACCATATAGTACGTTTTCTTTTGAAGATCCGAAAACGGATTATTTTTTTGTTTTCGGTAAAGAAACGAGTGGCCTGCCAGAAAATATTACATCTAAAAATGTGGATAGATGTCTGCGTATCCCTCAAAATAATCATATACGCTCCCTAAATTTATCTAATACTGCTGCGATTCTTGTATATGAAGCATTACGACAGCAAAATTTCCCAGCGTTGTATTAAGAAAAGTCTTTAGCATTAAAAAGATTGGCCAAAAACGTCTATTCCTGTACAATATCGAACGGACTCAGATTCACGATTCTGCCAAGTACAGGATGTTTCAGTATTTCTGTTCCCGCAGGTCGTAAGTGCATGTGGAAGACGATCTCCGCTCGTGCAGGGGCATTTACAACCGGAGTAAAAGGGATGACAGAGGGGCAGGCAGCCTATTACTATCTGTTTGAATAAACAAAAAGAGCCCTATGTAAGGCTCTTTTTGATGGAAAGATTAATACTTATGAGGTTTATCTTCAAAACCTGCAGTAAGGATGGATACGAGAAAAGCAACACATACTCCAAGGAGCAACACTAGTTTCATTATGTAAAGCCTCCTTTAACGCTTGTCTTCATAAATATATTATACCCTATTTCCCAAGTGCTGTGAATCCTTGGATAACAATATCATTTGGAGGTTCATCTGTTACATTGGTATAATAGATAATGTAACGTATTTAATTTTTAAAGTATGCTATTTTTTTACTTATTATACGGGAGGTGTTCTGTAAATGTATGTAGTAATGAACGAGCTTCACGTACCAAATGAAGCAAAAGAAGCAATGAAAGGTCGTTTTGGCAAAAGTGCTGACAATATGAAAGCCGTTCCGGGATGTTTGGATTTTATGTTTTTAGAACAAGATGAGGAAAACGGAAAACAAGTTGTTTTTACGAAGTGGGAATCAAAGCAGCATTATGAAGATTGGCTTCATAGTGATGCTTTTAAAAAGGCTCACCAGGAAAAAAGAGAGTCCAAAGATAAAGGCCCTGCTTCTGGAAGTGAATTAAAGGCCTTTGAAGTAATACATCATTTATAAAAGGATAAAGCGGAGGGGGACAGCCTTCCGCTGTCTTTTCTTCATGGTAATACCATTGGGAGATCAGGAATTGTAATGAAAAATACATATTTAACAAGTCATTTTCCTTTGTTTTCAATCTTGCTGTTCAGTATTTCACTATCTATCTACATGGAAAATATAATTATTGAATGGCTTTCAGATATTGGTTTATATACCGGGATGCTGGAATTTTTCTCTGAAACCGGTATAAAATTAACGCTGCTGTTTTTATTAACTTTATTTTATTTTATGGTATTTGCTGCGTTAAAGTTAATTGCCGATACTATGATGGAGTTGTCTTTATTGTTTTTTTCTAAAGATGAAGAAGGAAATGAACTTCGTAAAATTCGTGGCGGAACATGGATTTACTTAATAGCGAGTTGTTGTTCTCTTTTATTTATAACCTTTCCCGCTGGAATAGGGGCTAGCTTTTTACTGGCAACCGTTATTTACTTCATTTATTTTGTGTATAATGTATCAGAATCCATGTCTGGTACAGGATTGTTTGGAATGATTTTTTTCCATATTAGTTTTTGGTGTGTTTTTGTGCTGGCTGTAATTTATGCAGCTATAAGGCTTTATAATAGTATTATTAATAGTCTTCTTATATAAAGAAGCGGTCAAGAGCGGCCGCTTCTTTGTTATTGAGGAAGCTGTGATACTATGTCTTTCCACAAGCCTAAATGAGGGCGTGAGGACTGTAAATGCTGCAAAGTTGCAGGGGTATCTTGTCCAATCCATACTCCTGTAGTAAAACGATCGTTATAACCAACAAACCACAAATCAAACGTATTATTGGTAGTACCTGTTTTACCCCCGATGTTATCTCCTGATATGTTTGCATATTGGCCTGTTCCATCGGTGACTGCTTTTTGCAGCATCGTTCTAAGTTTGTCATTTGTTTCTTTCTCCCAAATGGGTTCAGAGTTGTTTTTCCATTCATATAAAATATTTCCATTATTATCTTTAACCTGTTTAATGCCTCTAGCTTTAGTGAAATGGCCATCATTAGAAAAAACAGTGTAGGCCCTTGTTAACTCTAAAGGACTCATTCCATGAGAAAATCCACCTATTGCAGCTGGATGTGAATAATCTTCAGGTTGAATTTGGGAAAAACCAAATTTTTCTAGGTAAGAAAAAGCTGTAGGAATACCTACTTGGTCAAACAGTCTAACAGCAGCGGTGTTGTAAGATTGAGCGAAAGCATTTTTTATTGTCGTACTGCCGTAATAACCACCTTCTGCGTTAGAAGGGCAGTATCCGTTGCGGCAGAACTGGTCTGTACTTATATGTGCTTTCAAGCTTGTTTTGGTTTGATCCATATAAGGGCCGAATACGAGGAGCGGTTTAATTGTGGAACCAGGCTGGCGAAACGCTTGAAAAGCACGGTTGAAATCGTATTTTTGATAGTCTTTGCCTCCGCTCATAGCTGCTATGCTGTTTTTGGCATGATCAATAATTACAGCTGCTCCTTGTACGTTCCATCGTTTTAATTTGTCATTGAGATTAGCTGCAGCCTGTTCTTGAATAACGGGATCCATAGATGTTACTATGTGTACACCTGACTGAAGGATTTCATTTACTCTCTTGTTTAATTCCTTTTGAATAGTTCCTTTTTTCTTCTCATCAGCTGTCTCCATTTTTTGTTGATACCCTTCTTTAGATGCTATCAGTTGTTTTAATTCGTGTTCAATATAGTGCGCATAATCAGAATAATACTCTGATGGTTCAGTAAAATTGATTTCTACATCCTGCAATAAAGCTTTTTCCCTATCTTTTTCTGTAATCGCTTCTGCTTCCACCATTTTATTTAGAATCCATTGCTGCCGCAAATGAGTGTTTTCTTTATTAGTTAAAGGATCATAATGACTGGGGTTTGCTGGTACAGCGGCTAGAAATGATAGCTCAGCAAGGGTCAGTTCCTTACTTGATTTGCCGAAATATGTTTGACTTGCTGTTTCAAACCCGTAAATACTGTTATGAAAATAAATCGTATTAATGTAAAGCTCTAGAATATCATTCTTTGAATACTCTTTTTCAAGCTGGTAGGAGTAAAGCACTTCACTGAGTTTACGATTGTACGTTTGTTCATGAGAAAGATATATGTTTCTGACAACCTGCTGTGTTAAGGTACTCGCTCCTTCTTCTATATTATTAGACTTAGCATTTACAATAAGCGCCCGAACAATGGACGATATATCCACCCCTTTATGTTCGTAGAACTGTTGATCTTCGGTAGATAAAAAGGCTTGGATGACAAGTTCTGGAATGTCCTCGTAATCAATATATTTACGGTTTTCTTCCAATTTAAGTGTAGAAAAACGTTCACCGTTTTTATCATAAATATAACTATTCTGCGGAATTTTGATGCTGTCTATGTGTACTTCGTTTTCTAGCACTGTTTCTACACTCTTAACATTATTTGCTTGATGCATCGTGCTGCTAAGTAAGATTATAAAAACTATCATTAAAAACATTATAAATACGTATCCAGTTGATGTTTTCATATGGTTTCACACTTTCAAGCACAAATTTTACTTTTCTAACTTTAATATCGGCAAAAGAGCAGGGTTATGTTCTCTTTTTTTTTTGCATAGATATGGAGTAATGAACAAGGTATTTAGGAAGCAGCCCAATCTGCTTTCTTCGCATTTTACTCTGTTTTTACGAAGAAAGGGAGGCTCTTAAATTGAGTATTATTGATAAAATACGTCAGTCTCGAGAAGAAGAAGAAAACTTAAAGTGGCGTGGAACTTTTAGGGAATATTTAGAGTTAGTGAAAGAAAATCCTCATATTGCTCAGACTGCTCATTCAAGGGTATATAATATGATAAAGGATGCAGGTGTAACAGAAAGAGACAGCACAAAAATGTACGAGTTTTTTGGAAAAGAAATTTACGGTTTAGAGGATTCCTTAGAAAAATTAGTAGAAGAATATTTTCACTCTGCTGCGCGCAGGCTCGATGTTAGGAAAAGAATTTTACTTTTAATGGGGCCGGTGAGCGGAGGTAAGTCAACGATTGTTACTTTACTAAAGCGAGGGTTAGAACAATACACGAGAACGGATGCAGGTGCTGTTTATGCAATCGAAGGCTGTCCGATGCATGAAGACCCCCTCCATTTAATACCAGGTCATCTTAGAAAAGAATTTTATGATGAATATGGAATTCGCGTAGAAGGCCATCTTTCCCCATTAAATATGATGAGGCTTGAAAAAGAGTATGGTGGAAATATAGAAGACGTCATGGTTGAAAGAATATTTTTCTCAGAAGACAGAAGAGTAGGGATAGGAACATTTAGTCCGTCTGATCCTAAATCACAAGATATTGCAGATTTAACCGGCAGCATTGATTTTTCAACGATCGCTGAATATGGGTCAGAGTCAGATCCTAGGGCTTATAGGTTTGATGGCGAATTAAATAAAGCAAACAGGGGTATGATGGAATTTCAAGAAATGCTTAAGTGTGACGAGAAATTTTTGTGGCACTTGTTATCTTTAACTCAGGAAGGAAATTTTAAAGCTGGACGTTTTGCCCTCATAAGTGCGGATGAACTCATTGTAGCTCATACGAATGAAGCCGAATATAAATCATTTATTTCAAACAAAAAGAATGAAGCACTTCACTCACGGATCATCGTTATGAATATTCCGTATAATTTAAGTGTTACAAATGAAGAACGAATTTATGAAAAAATGATTAGAGAAAGTGATATGGCTCATGTGCATATTGCACCACACGCCTTACGGACAGCAGCGGTATTTTCTGTTTTAACCAGGTTAAAGGATCCAAAAAAACAAAGTGTAGATCTCGTGAAAAAGATGCGTTTATATGACGGGGAAGAACTTGAAGGTTTTAAAGAACAAGACGTGGTAGAATTGAAAAATGAATATCAAGATGAAGGCATGGATGGAATAGATCCGAGGTATGTTATAAATCGTATTTCATCTGCGATTATACGTAAAGATGTTGCTTCTATAAATGCCCTGGATGTTCTTCGTTCATTAAAAGAGGGACTCGATCAGCATGCATCTATATCGAAAGAAGATAAGGAAAGGTATTTAGATTTTATTTCGGTTGCGAGAAAAGAGTACGATGAAGCAGCTAAGAAAGAAGTCCAAAAAGCATTTGTTTATTCTTATGAGGAATCAGCCAAGACATTAATGGATAATTATCTAGATAATGTAGAAGCGTATTGTAATAAAAATAAATTAACAGATCCGTTAACTGGGGAAGAAATGAGCCCTGATGAAAAGCTGATGCGTTCCATTGAAGAACAAATTGGTATCTCTGAGAATGCAAAAAGAGCGTTCCGTGAAGAAATCTTAATTCGAATTTCCGCTTATGCACGAAAAGGGAAAAGGTTTGATTACAACTCTCATGAACGTTTAAGAGAAGCAATACAAAAGAAATTATTTGCAGATCTAAAAGATGTAGTAAAGATAACGACGTCTACAAAAACACCAGATGAATCTCAATTGAAGAAAATTAATGATGTGATTGCCAGACTAATTGATGAGCATGGGTATAATTCAGTATCTGCAAATGAATTGCTGCGCTACGTGGGAAGTCTGTTGAATCGTTAGATCATTAAGTAAATGATGTTTGATTGAGGCCATATCCAAAAGCAAAAGAAACCAACCGTAATTATCTCTCCTTACGGTTGGTTTTCTTCATGTTTAAAGGTGCTTTTGGGACAGTCTTTTTTTGAATAAGATAATCTTAGCATAAAGTTTTGTAACAAGAAACTCAACAATTGCCGTTTATGTATAACAATGATACATTATAATAGAATGAATGGAGGAGAGATGATGAATAATTTAGCACGGGAAATTTGGGATTGGGTTAAGACGTTTGCCGTTGTTATTATTATCGTATTAATTGTACGTACTTTCTTTTTTGCCAATTATATGGTACATGGAGAGTCTATGATGCCGACAATTGAAAACGGTGAACGTTTAATAATTAATAAAATAGGCTATGAATTTTCGGACCCTGACCGTTTTGATCTGGTAGTGTTTCACGCAAATGAAGAAAGTGATTATATAAAACGAATTATCGGACTTCCAGGTGATTACATTGAATATGAAGATGACACCCTCTATGTTAATGGTGAAGAACAAACAGAAGAATACTTGACCCCTTTTAAAAATCAGATGGGAGAGGAAGATTTCACTAATGATTTTACATTAGAAGAAATTACTGGAGAGACGGAAGTACCTGAAGGAAAAGTATTTGTCCTGGGGGACAATAGACAAAACAGTATGGACAGCCGCCAGTTAGGTTTTATTGATATGAATGAAATTGTTGGAAA
This DNA window, taken from Alteribacillus bidgolensis, encodes the following:
- a CDS encoding alpha/beta hydrolase; amino-acid sequence: MKKWILIVSGSLVVIFFTIILCGGHYLYSESVKRGVEVELYRGAETVSEPAAGESTFQDTDWLNNQNMQTLTINTFDNLILKADFIENTSNTGRVVLLAHGYRKQKESIQDIAGLYHSLGYEILMPDARGHGESEGDYIGYGWHDRLDFQQWIELLMEKHEAKEILLHGESMGASLVLMLSGEDLPDEVKGIIADSGYTTVKEELTHQLKHLYGLPSFPLLDVASFITQFRHGYTFKEASSIEQVQKNTRPLFIIHGEDDELVPTEMALRIYEAASGDKELWIVPDTGHIKAYHTEPQEFKERLKEFITAAVEE
- a CDS encoding B3/B4 domain-containing protein, with translation MQLILSEDLLTMLPSCKLGIITYKNIVVDESPKMLKGRLEFFQEKIRTDLKQQSVLDYPGVREWHDTFKTAGIDPNRYRPSQEALFRRIEKGKTLPFIHSAADLNNFFSLQYEIPIGIYNFDTLSDYIKICIGKEGDSFEGLNGRKNNMNGKICTLDNDGVFGSPIVDSLRTKTDTNTINAVQIFYLKSSMNEREARELLQAASKMFTQLHSGEADTYILCKTEQEAKIT
- the queG gene encoding tRNA epoxyqueuosine(34) reductase QueG, whose protein sequence is MTGAQLKEKIMAYSKDIGIDKIGFASADPFLSLKDRLHEQQRLNYQSGFEEKDIEKRVTPAKLLPEAKTIVAIALAYPSKMKNPPKSTKGDRRGVFCRASWGEDYHRVLKDRLQKLEEYMLELVPGARCQSMVDTGELSDRAVAERAGIGWSGKNCAIITPEFGSYVYLGEMVTTISLPPDNPITEQCGTCNKCVDACPTGALVQGGQLDSNKCIAYLTQTKDFLPERYRKKLGNRLYGCDTCQQVCPENKGMDFHHQEEFEPDPDTVKPKLLPLLELSNKEFKQKYGRLAGSWRGKKPIQRNAIIALGHFKAEESIETLDQLLNNDPRPVIRGTAAWSLGQINTKRTITLLEKAKGYETEGEVLKEIENALNQIAEDQMLSSK
- a CDS encoding methylated-DNA--[protein]-cysteine S-methyltransferase — encoded protein: MPGGKFIYYANYSSAIGPLTLAATDNGICSLQFGETKNMLPIINAWIRKQNICGKLIEDKAALNEAMVQLEEYFTHKRKIFDLHLDLYGTPFQKLVWEALQHIPYGETRSYKQIAADIGAPKAVRAIGSANNKNPLPIFLPCHRVIGSNGNMVGYGGGLDKKMYLLQVEGALEKISS
- a CDS encoding amidase domain-containing protein; translation: MRRNWDKALYSHIQEWINFQLGNVQTRPKKLAPQEIEMLYRFRQSLQTRGAALLKMNASVHPYRVQKSGKQENITYQLFYTRLYKIGEKYHLEEHLLKRFAKTHDGNIIIDQLIHEESPVEPEWNTTNEEEEDKRSFEYDRRAAVQYAERWWNDYNPEYKKFTNNCTNFISQCLRAGKAPMRGMPNRGRGWWYGKSNWSYSWAVAHSFRWYLSGSTSGLTAVEAEDIKDLGLGDVICYDFNGDGNWQHSTIVTGFDGNNEPLVNAQTENSRARYWKYEDSTAWTPNIKYKFFRIG
- the trmL gene encoding tRNA (uridine(34)/cytosine(34)/5-carboxymethylaminomethyluridine(34)-2'-O)-methyltransferase TrmL, with the translated sequence MSIHVVLYQPEIPANTGNIARTCAGTGTHLHLIRPLGFSTDDKMLKRAGCDYWPNVEIHYYDSLDELFECYIKGEFYFIETLGRKPYSTFSFEDPKTDYFFVFGKETSGLPENITSKNVDRCLRIPQNNHIRSLNLSNTAAILVYEALRQQNFPALY
- a CDS encoding antibiotic biosynthesis monooxygenase family protein — encoded protein: MYVVMNELHVPNEAKEAMKGRFGKSADNMKAVPGCLDFMFLEQDEENGKQVVFTKWESKQHYEDWLHSDAFKKAHQEKRESKDKGPASGSELKAFEVIHHL
- a CDS encoding DUF5366 family protein → MKNTYLTSHFPLFSILLFSISLSIYMENIIIEWLSDIGLYTGMLEFFSETGIKLTLLFLLTLFYFMVFAALKLIADTMMELSLLFFSKDEEGNELRKIRGGTWIYLIASCCSLLFITFPAGIGASFLLATVIYFIYFVYNVSESMSGTGLFGMIFFHISFWCVFVLAVIYAAIRLYNSIINSLLI
- a CDS encoding transglycosylase domain-containing protein, whose amino-acid sequence is MKTSTGYVFIMFLMIVFIILLSSTMHQANNVKSVETVLENEVHIDSIKIPQNSYIYDKNGERFSTLKLEENRKYIDYEDIPELVIQAFLSTEDQQFYEHKGVDISSIVRALIVNAKSNNIEEGASTLTQQVVRNIYLSHEQTYNRKLSEVLYSYQLEKEYSKNDILELYINTIYFHNSIYGFETASQTYFGKSSKELTLAELSFLAAVPANPSHYDPLTNKENTHLRQQWILNKMVEAEAITEKDREKALLQDVEINFTEPSEYYSDYAHYIEHELKQLIASKEGYQQKMETADEKKKGTIQKELNKRVNEILQSGVHIVTSMDPVIQEQAAANLNDKLKRWNVQGAAVIIDHAKNSIAAMSGGKDYQKYDFNRAFQAFRQPGSTIKPLLVFGPYMDQTKTSLKAHISTDQFCRNGYCPSNAEGGYYGSTTIKNAFAQSYNTAAVRLFDQVGIPTAFSYLEKFGFSQIQPEDYSHPAAIGGFSHGMSPLELTRAYTVFSNDGHFTKARGIKQVKDNNGNILYEWKNNSEPIWEKETNDKLRTMLQKAVTDGTGQYANISGDNIGGKTGTTNNTFDLWFVGYNDRFTTGVWIGQDTPATLQHLQSSRPHLGLWKDIVSQLPQ